From one Elusimicrobiota bacterium genomic stretch:
- a CDS encoding DUF4159 domain-containing protein, with translation MKLYSNKPLIWMVIVSLWLPVFMSTVLYSEPQRDRFVFTQLRYTGGNWDSYTGVERHVLKFMSTTTSIKPYSTRRVVTAEDELLFESPFLVITGDSEFQPFTNHEVENLRRYILGGGLIFVNDITGRKNTGFDLSIRREFKRILPGSGFKIIPRDNAIYRAFYLLRTVGGRQVINNYTEGIMLSNRLVVIYTQNDMLGVWMKDEFGKYVYNCIPGGESQRLEGIKLFANIIMYCVTGTYKTDVIHQPFIQRKLEVR, from the coding sequence GTGAAGTTATACAGTAATAAACCGTTAATTTGGATGGTTATAGTATCACTATGGTTACCGGTATTTATGAGTACTGTCCTGTACTCTGAACCTCAGCGGGATAGGTTTGTGTTCACACAGTTAAGATACACTGGGGGTAACTGGGACTCATATACCGGGGTTGAACGCCATGTGCTTAAATTTATGTCTACCACCACAAGTATCAAACCGTATTCTACCCGCCGGGTGGTTACCGCTGAAGATGAATTATTGTTTGAATCACCGTTTTTGGTTATAACCGGGGATAGCGAATTCCAGCCGTTTACCAATCATGAAGTAGAAAATCTTAGGAGATATATCCTGGGTGGTGGATTAATTTTTGTGAATGATATTACCGGGCGGAAAAACACGGGGTTTGATTTAAGTATCCGCCGTGAGTTCAAACGTATCCTTCCCGGTAGCGGGTTCAAAATTATACCCCGGGATAACGCGATCTACCGCGCGTTTTACTTACTTCGCACCGTTGGGGGACGGCAGGTGATTAATAATTATACTGAAGGGATTATGTTGTCAAACCGGTTGGTGGTGATCTACACGCAAAACGATATGCTTGGTGTATGGATGAAAGATGAGTTTGGGAAGTATGTTTATAACTGTATCCCCGGAGGTGAATCCCAGAGGTTGGAAGGTATTAAATTATTCGCGAATATAATTATGTATTGCGTAACCGGGACGTATAAAACGGATGTCATACATCAACCGTTTATACAACGTAAACTTGAAGTAAGGTAA